The window TTTGAGGGCCTGATTAGTATAGGCTTGGTCAGTAGGGAAGATTCTGTTTGTCCATTATGTTTAAAATCACACAGTCTTTATGCAGAATGGGGCATCAACCATAACAACAAATACAGAAAAAAAACACACTATCTCATACAACCGAATGATATTACATTTATATTTAGGCCATAATAAACAAAATAAAGGTTATAAATTATAAGTAAAAACTAAATTTTAATCTGTACCTGTATTTCTTTTCAAATCCTAAAAAACAAAACAAAATGAACATATCTAAATGCTATTTATCCTTTCTTTTAATTGTACTATCAAGTTTTGGTTTAAACGCCACCAACTATTATGTTTCAAATTCTGGCGCTGATTCAGATACAGGCTTAAGTTTGGGTAATGCGTTTTTAACACTTCAACATGCTGCAGACCTTGTAATCGCAGGAGACACTGTATTTGTAGAAGACGGTACTTATGTTGGTTTTGATTTAAGAAACGTAAATGGTACAGCAGCAAGTCCTATTATTTTTATAGGATTAGGAGACAATGTCTTAATAAACCAAAGTGGCCCAATCAGAAATGATGGGATTAACATCGAAAACGCTGACTACGTTATAATTGATAACTTTATTGTAAATGATATGCCTGGAAATGGTAACGGTATACGAGTGGTGGTTTCTAATAATTGTACTGTTAGAAATTGTGCTTGTGATAATAATGCTGAACGAGGTATATTTACTGGATTTACCGACGATATTTTAATTGAATATAATGTTTGTACCAACTCAATCGATGAGCACGGAATTTATGTATCCAATAGCTCTGACAGACCCATAATTAGGTTTAACGAATGTTATGGTAATAATAACACTGGAATCCATTTAAATGGAGACGCTTCAGCTGGAGGCGACGGTATAATTAGTGATGCTTTAATCTATGGTAACCTTATCCATGATAACAATAGGTCTGCTGGAATAAACATGGATGGATTACAAAACCCAACAATCTATAACAACCTTATTTACAATAACCACTCAGCGCAAGGTATTGCACTTTTTCAACAAGATGGCGCGATTGCGACCAACGGTGCTAAAATTTATAATAATACAATTATCGTTCCTTCTGATGGACGATGGGGAATACTTGTGCAAAATGGCGCAAACATCAATACCGAAATTTATAATAACATTATCATTAATCAACATGCCTGGAGAGGCTGTATTGCTCTAAATGATACTGCCATGTTTACTAGCGACAACAATATCCTTAATGATAAAATGAGTGATAATGGGGATGGATCTGCAATTAGCCTAGCCGCATGGCAAGCACTAGGTCTTGACACCAACTCACTATTGGCCGATCCCATAAACTCAATATTTGTTAACCCATCATCAAATAATTTTAATCTACTAGCAGACTCTCAAGCGATTGATGCGGGCACCAACCTAGTAAGCACAATCGTTACGGATGATATTAATGGCGCTTCAAGACCAATGGGAGTAGGTTATGATATAGGCGCTTTTGAATTGGGCACAACACTTTCTATCAACAACGATGCACTCCTAGCTGAAGCTATTCTCGTTTACCCTAATCCAACTAATGGCATATTACATACTGATATTAAAAATTTAGATCGCATCACCGTATATGATATAACAGGACGTTATATAAAAACAATAACACCAGAATCAACGATTGATTTATCAGAATTATCACCAGGCACTTATCTATTAAAAATATTATCAAAAGGAAGAACGTTGACAACTAAAGTGGTAAAAAAATAACATCCTAAACGACTAGAATAATCAGGATTAAATTGTCATATTACACAGAGATAGAATGTTAAAAATTCCGTTTTTATCATAGTGCCGTTAATAAATTATAATGTCTCATGGACAAAACACACTATTAGACTTTATTGCTATTGCTCCAATAACTCTTTTTGACAATACTACGGAAGGGATTTCGCTTGAAGAATTAGATAATTTATCTCATACTGGAGAATCTATTAATTGAAAAATAGCTTTAAATACTAATGAAAAGCTTGTCATTTCATGCAAACATCCATTTTATAAAGCGACGTTGTTTCTCTCAACTCAAATTGACAACTCTTTACTACTTGTTTCCTATACAGAAAATGGAAACTCTTCTACTATCGAAACTTGGAAAAAAAATGACTGTAATATTTTAGAAAAAATCAATATCCTGCCAATAGTTAAAGCTAAAGATTTTTTTTTTAAAAACAAGATCAATTTAAAGCGTTATCAGCATATAATGCACGGATATATTATTCTGTAGAAATTGAGATATTAACAATTAATGCCCAATTTAATACATGGATGATAGATCATCTATACTTTACTGAAGACAAAAGTATTGATTACAACACAACATTAAAGTGGAATGACATCTCTTTTAACGTACAAAAATCAAGATTATAGGCGTTAATTTTGTGTAAGTAATACACCGTAAAAGTCGATTATATCTTTTCTACACCTATAACCTTCATAAAACTATAAATAGCAATCTCTAATGAATCTAACACCTTCAAAGTACAAACCTCCTTTTTAAAAAGAAGAAGAAGAAGAAGAAGAAGAAGAAGAAGAAGAAGACTATAATACGATGTATTAATAAATTAATCTCAAAATCAAACAGTATATTAAAAGCTTATCACCATAAATACGTGCGACACAAAAGCATGCCCTTACTTAATATTATAATTTTAAATGGCATGATCTATAAATCTTTGTAGATAACTAAACAAACAGATTTTTGCATTTACTTTCTCTGTTGCCACTGGACACTTTCCATAATACGTTTAATATCTTTTTGCAAGTAGTTTGCTGCCGGTAAAATAGAATCATAATTAGGTTTTGCATAAAAATACAAAGACCCCGTTAAAAAGTGATTAATGCTATCCGTAATGTAAAATTGAGATTGTGATGCGGCATTACCTCCTACCTCATAAAACATTCCGTAAACATTATTTTCTGGATTCTCCCAAATATCTTCGGTAATGGCATCTGCTTTTTTAGTGTGTTCTTGCGTAAAATTTTGTGCATTTTTAAGGTATTGAGTTAAACGCGCTTCGCCATCAATAGCCTTATAAGTTAAGTAGATTGTTCCTTTCAGTTTTTTGTATTCTATATTTAATCCAAAACTTTCCACATCATCTTTTAACGGCTTAAAGCGTATGGTGTCGCTTTGTAAATTTCTATCAAAAGTAAAAGGTAAGTTTTGATTGTACGCTTTATATTGTGCTTTTGGATATTCTAATCGCAAATAGGCATTTGGTTTTGGCACAGGATCGTTACCGCAACTGGTTAGCGTAATAAAAGTTATAAGCAGTACTATTATATTTTTCATAAAAAAGACACTTAGACGCACTTATTGCGCCTATTTAGTTTTAGGTTTAAGGCAATGTAACTTTGACGCGTTTGATTCGTTTTTTATCCAAAGCCTCTATAGTAAAAACGTATTTTCCGAAATTTATTTTACTATTTCGTTTTGGAAAGCCTCCAGAATTTTCTAAAATAAAACCAGCAAGGGTTTCAGCTTCACCTTTATAATCTTCAAAAACACTATCATCCGCAATCTTTATAATTTTATAAAAATCCTTTAATGCTGTTTTACCTTCAAAAGCATAATTTTTATCATCTAGTTTGGAGTATACTAGATCTTCGTCATCAAATTCGTCACTAATATCTCCTACAATCTCTTCAATAATATCTTCTAGAGATACTAAGCCAGAAGTCCCTCCATACTCGTCCACTACCATTGCTAAGTGTACTTTCTTCTCTTGAAACTCTGACATCAAATCATCCAACTTTTTATTTTCTGGAACAAAAAATGGTTCCCGCAATAAAGTGGTCCAATCAAAAGTCTTTTTATCTATAAAAGGTAGTAAATCTTTAACATAAAGAACACCTATAATATTATCCATATTATCCTTATATACCGGAATTCTAGAATAACCGTTATCAATAATTTCGGGTATAATATCACTATAGGGTTGTTCTACATTTAATGCAAATACGTCAATACGCGGCTGCATAACTTGCTTAGTATCTGTATTACCAAAGCTAACGATACCTTGCAGTATTTTTTGTTCTTCTTTAGTGGTATCATGCTCGCTAGTTAACTCCAAAGCTTGAGACAATTGATCGACACTAATATTAGATTTTTGTTTACCCAATTTACGGTGTATTCCCAAAGTAATACTTCGCATAGGCAAACTTAAAGGCGAAAATAAGATATCTAAGACCCCTAATGGAAATGCCATAAATGTTGCGAATTTCAAATTATTACGACTGGCATAAATTTTGGGTAAAATCTCTCCAAACAATAAAATTAAAAAGGTGATAACCACCACTTCCAATACAAATTTAACTACAACAGAAGCAACACCTGCAAATATATAATTACCTAAAAAGGCAAATAATATTACAATCCCTATGTTAATAAAATTATTTGCGACCAAGATTGTTGCTAATAATTTTTTTGGCCTGATTAGTAATTTTGTGATGATCTGTATTTGCTTTTTGCTCTGTAATGCTTCGTCTTCTAAATCTGACTTAGATAGTGAGAACAAGGCCACTTCCGCTCCGGATATCATGGCAGAGCATATTAAAAGCACAATTAAAAGCACAAAACCAAGTGCAACATTAATATTGTCGGAAATTATTAAAGCTATAAAACTCGAGGGTTCAGGGTCCATAATTAGTTATTAAAACGGGAGATCATCATCACTAGATATTGGTTTACGCGTCACAGGTTTTTCTGTGTTTGATTTTGCTTGTTGTTGCGTTGTTCCTTCTGGAGGTGCCGCTTCTGGGTCACGTTTGGTACTTAAAAATCTAAAATCTGACACTTGTATCTCTGTACTATAACGCTCGTTACCGGAGTCATCTTGCCATTTTCTGTTTTTTATACGTCCTTCGACATAGACCTTATCTCCTTTAGTTAAGTACTTTTCACAAATTTCAGCCGCTTTATTACGGACTACTATATTATGCCAATCTGTATTGGTAACACGCTCGTTAGTTTGCTTACTAGTATAAGTCTCGTTAGTTGCCAATGGAAAACGACCAACACAACCACCACCTTCAAAATAGTGCATCTTTACTTCATCTCCTAAATGCCCAATTAGCATTACTTTATTAAGTGTTCCTGACATAAATATTGATTTATTACTGCTACAAAATTACAGCTTTAAGCGTCAATGTAAATAAATTTAATAAAAAATATTGAAGCACTGACCTTTCTTGTTTAAAAATTAAATTTTTCTATAAAATCTCCAATTAATTTCGGTACTGGATAC is drawn from Psychroserpens sp. NJDZ02 and contains these coding sequences:
- the gldD gene encoding gliding motility lipoprotein GldD — protein: MKNIIVLLITFITLTSCGNDPVPKPNAYLRLEYPKAQYKAYNQNLPFTFDRNLQSDTIRFKPLKDDVESFGLNIEYKKLKGTIYLTYKAIDGEARLTQYLKNAQNFTQEHTKKADAITEDIWENPENNVYGMFYEVGGNAASQSQFYITDSINHFLTGSLYFYAKPNYDSILPAANYLQKDIKRIMESVQWQQRK
- a CDS encoding right-handed parallel beta-helix repeat-containing protein, translating into MNISKCYLSFLLIVLSSFGLNATNYYVSNSGADSDTGLSLGNAFLTLQHAADLVIAGDTVFVEDGTYVGFDLRNVNGTAASPIIFIGLGDNVLINQSGPIRNDGINIENADYVIIDNFIVNDMPGNGNGIRVVVSNNCTVRNCACDNNAERGIFTGFTDDILIEYNVCTNSIDEHGIYVSNSSDRPIIRFNECYGNNNTGIHLNGDASAGGDGIISDALIYGNLIHDNNRSAGINMDGLQNPTIYNNLIYNNHSAQGIALFQQDGAIATNGAKIYNNTIIVPSDGRWGILVQNGANINTEIYNNIIINQHAWRGCIALNDTAMFTSDNNILNDKMSDNGDGSAISLAAWQALGLDTNSLLADPINSIFVNPSSNNFNLLADSQAIDAGTNLVSTIVTDDINGASRPMGVGYDIGAFELGTTLSINNDALLAEAILVYPNPTNGILHTDIKNLDRITVYDITGRYIKTITPESTIDLSELSPGTYLLKILSKGRTLTTKVVKK
- a CDS encoding single-stranded DNA-binding protein, with protein sequence MSGTLNKVMLIGHLGDEVKMHYFEGGGCVGRFPLATNETYTSKQTNERVTNTDWHNIVVRNKAAEICEKYLTKGDKVYVEGRIKNRKWQDDSGNERYSTEIQVSDFRFLSTKRDPEAAPPEGTTQQQAKSNTEKPVTRKPISSDDDLPF
- a CDS encoding gliding motility-associated protein GldE; this encodes MDPEPSSFIALIISDNINVALGFVLLIVLLICSAMISGAEVALFSLSKSDLEDEALQSKKQIQIITKLLIRPKKLLATILVANNFINIGIVILFAFLGNYIFAGVASVVVKFVLEVVVITFLILLFGEILPKIYASRNNLKFATFMAFPLGVLDILFSPLSLPMRSITLGIHRKLGKQKSNISVDQLSQALELTSEHDTTKEEQKILQGIVSFGNTDTKQVMQPRIDVFALNVEQPYSDIIPEIIDNGYSRIPVYKDNMDNIIGVLYVKDLLPFIDKKTFDWTTLLREPFFVPENKKLDDLMSEFQEKKVHLAMVVDEYGGTSGLVSLEDIIEEIVGDISDEFDDEDLVYSKLDDKNYAFEGKTALKDFYKIIKIADDSVFEDYKGEAETLAGFILENSGGFPKRNSKINFGKYVFTIEALDKKRIKRVKVTLP